In Rhipicephalus microplus isolate Deutch F79 chromosome 7, USDA_Rmic, whole genome shotgun sequence, one genomic interval encodes:
- the LOC142767838 gene encoding uncharacterized protein LOC142767838, producing the protein MDPRVVEEFLRRLGQRRTHRPVHPRTATLVLEFFTIRGATDCEDLLNMGCQATQYWASVFREFDVHGRGYFDSRGIEAALRECGYPVTGDLLACLCGVYSKDGWVSFDAFVKVCTVVGSVCP; encoded by the coding sequence ATGGACCCTCGCGTCGTCGAAGAGTTTCTCCGGCGCCTTGGCCAACGGCGAACGCATCGTCCAGTTCATCCCCGGACGGCGACGCTCGTCCTCGAGTTCTTCACCATCAGGGGTGCCACTGACTGCGAGGACCTGCTGAACATGGGCTGCCAAGCTACCCAGTACTGGGCCTCCGTGTTTCGGGAGTTTGATGTTCATGGACGCGGTTACTTCGACAGCCGCGGCATAGAGGCAGCCCTCAGAGAGTGTGGTTACCCGGTCACCGGAGACCTCTTGGCTTGCCTGTGCGGCGTCTATTCCAAAGACGGCTGGGTTTCCTTCGATGCTTTCGTGAAGGTTTGCACCGTCGTCGGAAGCGTGTGCCCCTGA